TATTTTGCCAAAGATGCTTTAGTGGAGTTTCATGGCTGCGAAGTTGCGTCATTAAACAAAGCTAATAACGGTGAAGACTTCATTCAGAAGCTGGCCAATCTTTGGAATGTAAGAATTCGTGCAAGTACTGTTGAACAAAAAAATATGGTAGACCGAACAGACTGGGTGAAACCGGTTTTTGAGGCTCGCCCAAATACATCGGGTATTTTTAGAGTGCTGTAAATCAGGCCCGAGAAAGGTAAATGTCTACGGTAAATCTGATTTGCCCAACACATCTGAAAGGAAGGTTATGAAGCAATACAAAGTCGTGATTTATCAGGAAGGCATGTTGGGCTCTTTGCTGTTGGGAGCGTCCAAAGTCGACCCTGTCAAATTCACCGAGTTTCTGAATAAAAATGCCAAACAAGGCTGGCGCGTCGTAACCATGGAAAAAGATATTCGCCGCATGTTGTTACTTTGG
This sequence is a window from Methylomonas methanica MC09. Protein-coding genes within it:
- a CDS encoding DUF4177 domain-containing protein, whose translation is MKQYKVVIYQEGMLGSLLLGASKVDPVKFTEFLNKNAKQGWRVVTMEKDIRRMLLLWQREAYLVIMEKDV